A part of Thermococcus sp. JdF3 genomic DNA contains:
- a CDS encoding ATP-binding protein, whose product MSTLDEKFLETFVRRTVDTADRTLKKYAFAPNGKKRPERKLLSKLSQEVESFLQSKENRVIVLYGLRGVGKTTMLAQIYFDLLSRVPRERLVYLSLDRLYPLGIGLNDFIMAYERLIGERVEEFSAPTFLFIDEAHYDRNFGTTVKALHDSANNLMIIVTGSSSLPLKLDPDLTRRAKKLRVPPLTFTEYLLLKKGVPIPEKLSDALKDAFLSCNFTGIESILGDVLLKFSEKDVEDYLVHGSLPVYLNSENPLEDAYEILRKIIEVDLRHEGLGETTREKALGLLLLMASGESLTYDTITSTLGMSRDAVAKLLEKLEDLEVIFPVRAYGSIGKVARKTPKYKFLASILRSAVLYEFGLFERNSKTLGMLLEDVAAFYLHILAREKRLRLHYDAQKGGADFILSGRKMGIVVEVGWGKKGTRQVLRTMKKTNMDCGVVVHNGKLENRNGVWFVPRELFLLML is encoded by the coding sequence GTGAGCACATTGGACGAGAAATTCCTGGAAACCTTTGTGAGACGCACCGTTGATACCGCCGATAGAACCCTCAAAAAGTACGCTTTTGCTCCTAACGGGAAAAAACGTCCGGAAAGAAAACTCCTCTCAAAACTGTCTCAAGAGGTTGAGTCTTTTCTTCAGAGTAAAGAAAATCGAGTTATTGTCCTCTACGGTCTCCGCGGTGTCGGGAAGACAACGATGCTGGCTCAGATCTACTTTGACCTTTTATCTAGAGTCCCCCGCGAGCGGCTGGTTTACCTCTCCCTGGACAGACTCTATCCCCTCGGCATCGGTCTAAACGACTTCATAATGGCCTATGAGCGCCTGATCGGCGAGAGGGTGGAAGAGTTCAGTGCGCCTACCTTTCTGTTCATCGACGAGGCCCATTACGATAGGAACTTTGGGACCACTGTGAAGGCACTTCACGACTCCGCGAACAACCTAATGATCATCGTTACAGGTTCCTCTTCCCTTCCATTGAAGCTCGACCCTGACCTAACACGCCGCGCCAAGAAGCTCAGAGTGCCACCGCTCACTTTCACTGAGTACCTTCTCCTAAAGAAGGGAGTTCCCATTCCGGAGAAGTTAAGTGATGCCCTGAAAGATGCTTTTCTCAGCTGTAATTTTACCGGGATCGAAAGCATACTGGGCGACGTTCTCCTGAAGTTCAGCGAGAAGGACGTTGAAGACTACCTCGTTCATGGTTCGCTTCCGGTCTACCTGAACTCCGAAAACCCCCTGGAGGACGCCTATGAGATTCTCAGGAAAATCATCGAAGTTGACCTCAGGCACGAGGGGCTGGGCGAAACAACCCGCGAAAAGGCCCTCGGCCTGCTCCTCCTGATGGCCTCCGGGGAGAGCCTGACCTATGACACAATTACCTCAACGCTTGGAATGTCCCGGGATGCCGTGGCCAAACTCCTGGAGAAGCTTGAAGACCTTGAAGTGATATTCCCCGTCAGGGCCTATGGCTCCATAGGTAAGGTCGCAAGGAAAACTCCCAAATACAAGTTCCTCGCCTCAATACTCAGGAGCGCGGTTCTCTATGAATTTGGCCTCTTTGAGAGGAACAGTAAGACGCTGGGTATGCTCCTTGAGGACGTGGCGGCGTTCTACCTCCATATCCTGGCAAGGGAAAAGCGGCTCCGCCTTCACTACGATGCCCAGAAGGGAGGGGCCGACTTCATCTTGAGTGGGAGGAAAATGGGCATTGTCGTTGAAGTTGGATGGGGGAAGAAAGGAACTAGGCAGGTTCTAAGAACAATGAAAAAGACCAACATGGACTGTGGTGTGGTCGTCCATAACGGAAAGCTTGAAAACAGAAATGGCGTGTGGTTTGTCCCCCGCGAACTGTTCCTCCTGATGCTTTGA
- a CDS encoding type IV toxin-antitoxin system AbiEi family antitoxin domain-containing protein: MQKNYYLTKTEQDIMRAIRGADIVSADEIRELFPGLSPEMVRKVLSSLSRKGYLTRLKKGLYLVNKQPGNPSIKNPCRIALALFPGYIAFSSALRLYGLLEYEPFTIFVATPGKSGERTIGEYTIKAVALGEKATGMTLKDGIYTSTVAKTFFDCFYKPARCGCYPEITKALYEAENLDWDEFLSYFERFASDSLCQRTGYVLELLKNELGVDLPERVLNYLRGRVKSWTKLVPTLPSRGRSIKEWKVIDNLRKEKILGWAYG; this comes from the coding sequence ATGCAGAAAAATTACTACCTTACAAAAACTGAACAGGACATAATGAGGGCGATACGAGGGGCCGATATAGTGAGTGCTGACGAGATTAGAGAACTCTTCCCAGGTCTCAGCCCGGAAATGGTTAGGAAGGTTCTTTCTAGCCTCTCAAGAAAGGGCTACCTCACGAGGCTGAAGAAGGGCCTCTATCTCGTTAACAAACAGCCAGGAAACCCCTCAATAAAAAACCCTTGCAGGATAGCCCTAGCCCTGTTCCCTGGATACATAGCCTTCTCTTCCGCCCTGAGGCTTTATGGTTTACTGGAATATGAACCGTTCACGATATTCGTGGCCACACCGGGAAAATCCGGTGAGAGAACCATTGGAGAGTACACTATCAAGGCCGTTGCCCTGGGAGAAAAGGCCACAGGAATGACGCTTAAGGATGGAATCTATACATCCACCGTCGCGAAGACGTTCTTCGACTGCTTCTACAAGCCTGCCCGCTGCGGGTGTTACCCTGAGATAACCAAGGCCCTCTACGAGGCCGAAAACCTCGACTGGGACGAGTTCTTGAGCTACTTCGAACGCTTCGCCAGCGACTCCCTCTGCCAGAGGACTGGCTACGTCCTGGAGCTCCTCAAAAACGAGTTGGGGGTCGACCTCCCGGAGAGAGTTCTTAACTATCTAAGGGGCAGGGTCAAAAGCTGGACGAAGCTCGTTCCAACTCTTCCCTCCCGCGGGAGGAGCATCAAGGAGTGGAAGGTGATAGATAACCTCAGAAAGGAGAAGATACTGGGGTGGGCGTATGGATGA
- a CDS encoding nucleotidyl transferase AbiEii/AbiGii toxin family protein → MDEEMLRYLAAKTGLGLNYIAKEERISLLLTRLWEIFGEKAILKGGTALNRVYLTKIGAARFSEDIDIDYFNGDVGTAADEIKEGMGLIEGFEVKGPRVLHRTFRFDCYYVNPLGNRDRVKVEFYLSRPPYVEARVELVKSPFVSEYPTMFRVYSFEDLIAKKLAALYNRTEGKDIYDSFHALNMEFERKRLENALKLTLGFYHIDEEDFLNGLIEKLDYAKNNARYIGNSTNHFIPRSLRPNWEEMIESLKLRIEELGRVIPL, encoded by the coding sequence ATGGATGAGGAGATGCTCAGGTATCTGGCAGCGAAGACCGGGCTGGGCCTGAACTACATTGCCAAGGAGGAGAGGATTTCACTTCTGCTCACTCGGCTGTGGGAAATCTTCGGCGAGAAGGCGATACTCAAGGGAGGTACTGCCCTCAACAGGGTGTACCTCACAAAGATTGGAGCGGCAAGGTTTTCTGAGGACATAGACATTGACTATTTCAACGGCGACGTTGGCACGGCGGCCGATGAGATAAAGGAGGGCATGGGACTCATCGAAGGGTTTGAGGTTAAGGGGCCGAGAGTCTTACACAGAACATTTAGGTTCGATTGCTACTACGTGAACCCCCTTGGCAATAGAGACAGGGTCAAGGTTGAGTTCTACCTCAGCAGGCCGCCCTACGTTGAGGCCAGAGTTGAGCTGGTCAAATCCCCTTTTGTGAGTGAGTACCCGACCATGTTCAGGGTGTACTCCTTCGAAGACCTGATCGCCAAGAAACTCGCCGCCCTCTACAACCGCACCGAGGGCAAGGACATCTACGACTCCTTCCATGCACTCAACATGGAGTTTGAGAGGAAAAGGCTGGAGAATGCTTTGAAGCTCACCCTTGGATTCTACCACATCGATGAGGAGGACTTCCTGAATGGCCTGATTGAAAAGCTCGATTACGCAAAGAACAATGCCAGATACATCGGCAACTCCACCAACCACTTCATCCCCAGGAGCCTGCGCCCCAACTGGGAAGAGATGATAGAAAGCCTGAAGCTCAGAATTGAAGAACTTGGCCGGGTGATCCCTCTGTAG
- a CDS encoding zinc finger domain-containing protein yields the protein MEAKFEIPVCTSCGKEITPREHATHFVCPNCGEEIIWRCESCRVLSVPYKCPKCGWEGP from the coding sequence GTGGAAGCCAAGTTCGAGATACCCGTATGCACATCATGCGGAAAGGAGATAACCCCCAGGGAGCACGCCACTCACTTCGTCTGCCCGAACTGTGGCGAGGAGATAATCTGGCGCTGCGAAAGCTGCAGGGTCCTCTCAGTCCCCTACAAGTGCCCCAAGTGCGGCTGGGAGGGGCCGTGA
- a CDS encoding elongation factor 1-beta translates to MSDFNLVGVIKVMPTDPDVNLDELEEKLKAVIPEKFGLAKVEREPIAFGLVALKFYVLGRDEEGYSYDAVADLFREVENVESAEVETVSRI, encoded by the coding sequence ATGAGCGACTTCAACCTCGTTGGCGTTATAAAGGTCATGCCAACCGACCCGGATGTGAACCTCGACGAACTCGAGGAGAAGCTGAAGGCCGTCATCCCCGAGAAGTTCGGCCTCGCCAAGGTCGAGCGCGAGCCGATCGCCTTCGGTCTCGTCGCCCTCAAGTTCTACGTCCTCGGAAGGGACGAGGAGGGCTACTCCTACGACGCCGTCGCCGATCTCTTCCGCGAGGTCGAGAACGTCGAGAGCGCGGAAGTTGAGACCGTCTCGAGGATCTGA
- a CDS encoding DUF4258 domain-containing protein: MRGIVLTDHAKERLGEREIDIEEVEAIVNSPKRQFYDLRSGHFVAIGPRNVPSHWLIVAYDKRDDTTEVITVIDTSKSLGKIIERRLSSRRWVEL; this comes from the coding sequence TTGAGGGGAATCGTCTTAACTGACCATGCAAAGGAGAGACTTGGAGAAAGGGAGATTGACATTGAAGAAGTGGAGGCCATCGTAAATTCACCAAAGAGGCAGTTCTATGACCTGCGCTCGGGTCATTTTGTTGCGATTGGCCCGAGAAACGTCCCCAGCCACTGGCTGATAGTAGCCTACGATAAAAGAGACGATACTACTGAAGTGATAACCGTCATAGACACCAGCAAAAGCCTCGGCAAAATCATTGAGCGAAGATTATCATCCCGGAGGTGGGTGGAGTTATGA
- a CDS encoding DUF2283 domain-containing protein, producing the protein MKVRYDPKADILYILIREGPVADTDEVDDDVWFEYDEEGNVVGIEIWNAGENVIRKSLLEIERYTKGLKGEIKA; encoded by the coding sequence ATGAAAGTTAGGTATGACCCAAAGGCCGACATCCTCTACATCCTCATTCGGGAGGGCCCTGTGGCAGACACCGACGAGGTTGACGACGATGTGTGGTTTGAGTACGATGAGGAAGGAAACGTCGTTGGGATTGAAATATGGAACGCCGGCGAAAACGTTATCAGAAAGAGCCTTCTGGAGATAGAGCGCTATACAAAAGGGCTGAAGGGGGAAATAAAGGCTTAA
- a CDS encoding tetratricopeptide repeat protein: MGDIKAEWENALTAKDCERLLELFDDYIDSIEDEETLRGELKRLGEAVIECEDPYDLLHEIAHVYAHLDDAEAGIELYRRVAERKRDDPEEYATALYYLADAYEHFGMPEKAIETYEELLKLEEEVLKNEREIALTLANLAVNYDEIGETEKAIELMERARGIFEGIRDEKNHMISLLDLAHFRYELGDYDAAEALINEVLRNPREDEIEINARLVEAEILAGREEYGRAFRAIRDALVKAINVSDEIFGLVFDTLTDFIEGLFNEGSYGVVAENMESFAELFEDDTAYFFRAIAELARWKAGEDGAKERFDELYSKVENEELRSVLDEWKRPKLSLGLGL; this comes from the coding sequence ATGGGCGACATCAAGGCCGAATGGGAGAATGCCCTAACTGCGAAGGACTGTGAGAGGCTCCTGGAGCTATTTGACGATTACATTGACTCCATAGAGGACGAAGAGACCCTCAGAGGGGAGCTCAAGAGGCTCGGGGAAGCCGTGATCGAGTGCGAGGACCCCTACGACCTGCTCCATGAGATTGCGCACGTTTACGCGCACCTCGACGACGCTGAGGCCGGAATCGAGCTCTACAGGAGGGTGGCCGAGAGGAAAAGGGATGACCCCGAGGAGTACGCCACCGCGCTCTACTACCTGGCGGACGCCTACGAGCACTTCGGCATGCCGGAGAAGGCGATAGAGACCTACGAGGAGCTCCTCAAACTCGAGGAGGAGGTTCTGAAGAACGAGAGGGAGATAGCGCTCACGCTGGCGAACCTGGCGGTGAACTACGACGAGATAGGCGAGACCGAGAAGGCCATCGAGCTCATGGAGCGCGCGAGGGGGATCTTCGAGGGGATACGGGACGAGAAGAACCACATGATAAGCCTCCTCGACCTGGCGCACTTCAGGTACGAGCTCGGGGACTACGACGCGGCGGAGGCACTGATAAACGAGGTTCTCCGGAACCCGAGGGAGGACGAGATAGAGATAAACGCCAGGCTGGTCGAGGCTGAGATATTAGCCGGAAGGGAGGAGTACGGCAGGGCTTTCAGAGCCATACGGGACGCCCTCGTCAAGGCCATAAACGTGAGCGACGAGATTTTTGGCCTCGTCTTCGACACGCTGACGGATTTCATCGAGGGGCTCTTCAACGAGGGCTCCTACGGCGTTGTCGCGGAGAACATGGAGTCCTTTGCGGAGCTCTTCGAGGACGATACGGCTTACTTCTTTAGGGCAATCGCCGAGCTGGCGCGCTGGAAGGCCGGAGAGGACGGTGCGAAGGAGCGCTTCGATGAGCTTTACTCAAAGGTCGAGAACGAGGAGCTTCGCTCTGTCCTGGACGAGTGGAAGAGGCCGAAGCTGAGTCTGGGTCTGGGGCTTTAA
- a CDS encoding anaerobic ribonucleoside triphosphate reductase, with amino-acid sequence METVKKDVIHEYAGWGSLDVLENANRYPGPTGFFAYVMEEALKEHLSLIPTGGREAHFSGDIYIHKLPYSLYIPYCTGHSTARLLEKGLKTPTIISRPAKHFDTYVDHIANYLITMQHYFSGAQALSSVEWYAGPFVRKEGLDRRKIRQNIQRLVYNLNYPSRVGMQTPFTNFTVTLDAPKKMLEGDHAIYDGKKLDPLGEYEREAKEFFIALTEVLREGDAIGQPFTFPIPTLMVTAKMLWDDPEVFEAVFTTAAKRGSFYWLNTNVVDPDASFSMCCRLVIDKNEMKEVFGFNTGDTKEQWLNEVERQRFGGLWAMPDVTGSVNVTTVNLPRLALKANGDDDRFWEEYGRILETVKTTTDWFRERYVRLITNYRQMYQMIHLYLEEFPSSHFNTIGILGLPEAAAIYLNEPELWTEGTRKDWLKAAELMKDMVEFATGKAREWMKESGTPWNVEEVPGESAAAKLAIKDLREFPELEEYLSDPENPIYSTSIAPYYGPLELGDRIRIEEKVQRSFTGGVMMHIFLGEEPDPEALVKLTKRLMRTDLVYWSYTPAVTVCNECGHSTTGLHTHCPRCGSENVEIWSRIIGYYRPLKNWNPFRKREFWTRRHYTS; translated from the coding sequence ATGGAGACCGTGAAGAAGGATGTAATCCACGAGTACGCGGGCTGGGGCAGTCTGGACGTTCTGGAGAATGCCAACCGCTATCCCGGTCCAACGGGCTTCTTCGCCTACGTGATGGAAGAAGCGCTCAAAGAGCACCTCTCGCTCATCCCAACGGGGGGCAGGGAGGCCCACTTCAGCGGCGATATCTACATCCACAAGCTTCCCTACAGTCTCTACATTCCCTACTGCACCGGCCACAGCACGGCCAGACTGCTTGAGAAGGGCCTCAAAACGCCGACGATCATCTCGAGGCCGGCCAAACACTTCGACACCTACGTCGACCACATAGCCAACTACCTCATAACCATGCAGCACTACTTCAGCGGCGCTCAGGCCCTCTCAAGCGTCGAGTGGTACGCGGGGCCGTTCGTGAGGAAAGAGGGCCTCGACAGGAGGAAGATACGGCAGAACATCCAGCGCTTGGTTTACAACCTCAACTACCCGAGCAGGGTGGGTATGCAGACTCCTTTTACCAACTTCACCGTGACGCTGGACGCGCCGAAGAAGATGCTCGAAGGCGACCACGCGATTTACGATGGCAAAAAGCTTGATCCGCTCGGAGAGTACGAGAGAGAAGCCAAGGAGTTCTTCATAGCCCTGACTGAGGTGCTTAGAGAGGGTGACGCGATAGGTCAGCCCTTCACGTTTCCTATCCCCACCCTGATGGTCACAGCTAAAATGCTCTGGGACGATCCGGAGGTCTTCGAGGCCGTCTTTACAACAGCCGCAAAGCGCGGGAGCTTCTACTGGCTCAACACCAACGTTGTGGACCCGGACGCAAGCTTCTCGATGTGCTGCAGGCTTGTAATAGATAAAAACGAAATGAAAGAGGTTTTTGGCTTTAATACGGGTGATACAAAAGAGCAATGGCTGAATGAAGTTGAGAGACAGCGCTTCGGTGGGCTCTGGGCGATGCCCGACGTCACTGGTTCAGTGAACGTCACGACGGTCAACCTTCCGAGGCTTGCACTCAAAGCCAATGGCGACGACGATAGGTTCTGGGAGGAGTACGGGAGGATCCTCGAAACCGTGAAAACGACCACCGACTGGTTCCGTGAGCGCTACGTGAGGCTGATAACGAACTACCGCCAGATGTATCAGATGATCCACCTCTACCTCGAGGAGTTCCCGAGCAGTCACTTCAACACAATAGGGATTCTTGGTTTGCCGGAGGCGGCTGCAATCTACCTCAACGAACCTGAACTCTGGACTGAAGGAACGAGGAAGGACTGGCTCAAAGCTGCGGAGCTGATGAAGGATATGGTCGAGTTCGCAACCGGGAAAGCGAGGGAGTGGATGAAAGAAAGTGGGACGCCGTGGAACGTTGAGGAAGTTCCGGGAGAGAGCGCTGCGGCAAAGCTTGCCATAAAGGACCTCAGGGAGTTCCCGGAGCTTGAGGAATACCTCAGCGACCCCGAGAATCCAATTTACTCAACCAGCATAGCGCCCTACTACGGCCCGCTTGAGCTGGGTGACAGGATACGCATAGAGGAAAAGGTTCAGAGGAGCTTCACCGGCGGGGTTATGATGCACATCTTCCTCGGGGAGGAGCCGGACCCGGAGGCACTGGTAAAGCTCACGAAAAGGCTCATGAGGACAGACCTCGTCTACTGGAGCTACACGCCGGCTGTGACGGTCTGCAACGAGTGCGGCCACTCAACTACGGGCCTTCACACCCACTGCCCGCGCTGCGGAAGCGAGAACGTCGAGATATGGAGCAGGATTATAGGCTACTACCGCCCGCTCAAAAACTGGAACCCCTTCAGGAAGAGGGAGTTCTGGACGAGGAGGCACTACACCTCCTGA
- a CDS encoding anaerobic ribonucleoside-triphosphate reductase activating protein, whose amino-acid sequence MLTGGWKAVSMVDVRGKVTFTLWLCGCNLKCPFCHNWRIAEGKGCFELERGAMLEELEVNSFLVDYFHVTGGEPLMQWAELSSLLAGVNALDVPVSLNTNLTLVGPLKKLLNAGLVDHIATDLKAPPAVLYGLPGEASERLWRLFLRGLELVSDYGLPLELRIPVPKGFDVWPWVEEGLEHIDTEFYVVLNPLAGKPLTNPRDETWCSAHCWPEDEVRKLGERLDGLGIEFHVNRWD is encoded by the coding sequence ATGCTCACAGGTGGCTGGAAAGCCGTCAGCATGGTGGATGTCCGCGGAAAGGTCACCTTTACGCTCTGGCTGTGCGGCTGTAACTTGAAATGCCCCTTCTGCCACAACTGGCGGATAGCTGAGGGAAAAGGCTGCTTCGAGCTGGAACGGGGGGCAATGCTTGAGGAGCTTGAGGTGAACTCCTTCCTCGTCGATTACTTCCACGTCACCGGTGGCGAGCCGCTGATGCAGTGGGCCGAGCTTTCATCGCTGTTAGCCGGTGTGAATGCCCTCGACGTTCCCGTCAGCCTCAACACCAACCTAACCCTCGTCGGGCCGCTCAAAAAACTCCTTAATGCCGGGCTCGTTGATCACATCGCGACCGACCTGAAGGCACCCCCGGCTGTTCTCTATGGCCTTCCCGGAGAAGCCAGCGAACGGCTCTGGAGGCTGTTCCTGAGGGGACTTGAGCTGGTATCCGACTACGGTCTTCCCCTTGAACTTCGCATTCCCGTTCCCAAGGGCTTTGACGTATGGCCATGGGTCGAGGAAGGGCTGGAACACATCGACACGGAGTTTTACGTCGTCCTTAATCCCCTTGCTGGAAAACCGCTGACGAATCCTCGCGACGAAACGTGGTGCTCTGCCCACTGCTGGCCGGAAGACGAAGTCAGAAAACTTGGAGAGAGGCTTGATGGGCTTGGTATTGAATTTCACGTAAACAGGTGGGATTAA
- a CDS encoding ABC transporter substrate-binding protein, with amino-acid sequence MKSRGKTFTLFLVGVLLLAVVASGCIGGGTTTTTTTSSSSPTETASFPTTTTAAPKYPITVTDFAGRTVTIDKPPERVIVLSGYWAEILCVLGVQDRIVGIGKYVPYDPYLPDDVKNRTVVGSNFKGLNWETVVGLNPDLIIIDWYGGKYADAETIQKAEELGIPVIALTAKTIEDNVEVVELLGKVFDKEEKAGELAGWMEEKLSAVKETAAQIPESERKNALLISAPKDIAGPVTVYANGSAWASMVELVGAHNLAFDMTFNTQWPKLDLEKIIAYWGNDTDVLIVTSFSQDRLEDAVNGIKNDSRWQEIKAVREGHVYGILAGSKGYLDWGPRIIVGLYQMANIVYPDRYQSWESVRDELIEKFYSPFYQGE; translated from the coding sequence ATGAAATCCCGCGGAAAGACATTCACCCTGTTTTTGGTCGGCGTCTTGCTCCTCGCCGTCGTGGCGAGCGGATGTATAGGCGGCGGAACTACTACGACTACCACCACGTCCTCCTCCAGCCCAACGGAGACGGCTTCGTTCCCAACAACCACCACTGCCGCCCCCAAGTACCCGATAACCGTCACGGACTTCGCGGGGAGGACCGTCACCATAGATAAGCCGCCCGAGAGGGTGATAGTGCTCTCCGGCTACTGGGCGGAGATACTCTGCGTCCTCGGCGTCCAGGACAGGATAGTCGGCATAGGCAAGTACGTCCCCTACGACCCCTACCTCCCGGATGATGTGAAGAACAGGACCGTTGTTGGCAGCAACTTCAAGGGCCTCAACTGGGAGACCGTCGTCGGTTTGAATCCAGACCTCATAATAATCGACTGGTACGGCGGCAAGTACGCCGACGCCGAGACGATACAGAAGGCGGAAGAGCTCGGCATACCCGTCATAGCGCTCACTGCTAAGACCATCGAGGATAACGTGGAGGTTGTCGAGCTCCTTGGAAAGGTCTTTGATAAAGAAGAGAAGGCCGGTGAGCTGGCCGGATGGATGGAGGAGAAGCTCAGCGCCGTGAAGGAAACCGCCGCCCAGATTCCAGAGAGCGAGAGGAAGAACGCCCTCCTCATAAGTGCCCCCAAGGACATCGCGGGCCCGGTCACTGTCTACGCCAACGGAAGCGCGTGGGCTAGCATGGTGGAGCTCGTCGGTGCCCACAACTTAGCTTTCGACATGACCTTCAATACCCAGTGGCCCAAGCTCGACCTCGAGAAGATAATCGCCTACTGGGGCAACGACACGGACGTTTTAATCGTGACGTCATTCAGCCAGGACAGGCTTGAGGACGCCGTGAACGGCATTAAAAATGACTCAAGGTGGCAGGAAATCAAGGCCGTGAGGGAGGGACACGTCTACGGCATCCTCGCAGGTTCAAAGGGCTACCTCGACTGGGGCCCGAGGATAATAGTCGGCCTCTACCAGATGGCCAACATAGTCTACCCCGACCGCTACCAGAGCTGGGAGTCGGTCAGGGACGAGCTGATTGAGAAGTTCTACAGCCCGTTCTACCAGGGTGAGTGA
- a CDS encoding iron ABC transporter permease produces the protein MRKALHLSFLFSPVLALIVSLCIGTYPIPPSAVVSMVLLKGAQIISEVLKTLTLGKVSFSVTIPYPSVYQTILFEIRLPRVLMAMLVGSALAISGAVLQAIFRNPLVNSYILGISSGAAFGAALAIGLSVGVGVTPSAFAFALLAVFITTSLARVGGRITPVSLVLAGIIVNAFFSALTSLLKFLMEHDKLASIVYWLMGSFANSDWGSVRVAFPVILVGCFLIYSMRWQLNVLSFGEEAKIVGVETEKLKFVFIVVVSMITAVSIAFCGIIGWVGLMIPHIVRMAFGPDHKTLIPLTITLGASFMALADTLARSVATYEIPIGIITTLLGIPFFAYLLRKTGGGWDA, from the coding sequence ATGAGGAAGGCCCTCCACCTTTCCTTTTTGTTCTCCCCGGTTCTTGCCCTCATCGTAAGCCTGTGTATAGGGACCTATCCAATTCCTCCCTCCGCCGTCGTGAGCATGGTGCTCCTTAAAGGGGCTCAGATCATCTCCGAAGTTTTGAAAACTTTAACCCTCGGGAAGGTATCCTTCTCCGTCACGATTCCCTACCCGAGCGTTTACCAGACCATACTCTTTGAGATACGCCTCCCCCGCGTCCTGATGGCCATGCTCGTCGGCTCGGCCCTTGCCATTTCGGGCGCCGTCCTGCAGGCCATATTCAGGAACCCCCTCGTCAACAGCTACATCCTTGGCATCTCTTCCGGGGCCGCCTTCGGCGCGGCTTTGGCTATAGGCCTCTCCGTTGGCGTGGGGGTGACTCCTTCAGCGTTCGCCTTCGCGCTCCTCGCGGTCTTCATAACGACCTCTCTGGCGAGGGTCGGCGGGAGGATAACCCCGGTCTCGCTCGTACTCGCTGGAATCATAGTCAACGCCTTCTTTTCAGCTTTAACGTCCCTCCTCAAGTTCCTCATGGAGCACGACAAGCTGGCGAGCATCGTCTACTGGCTCATGGGGAGCTTCGCCAACTCGGACTGGGGCTCGGTCAGGGTGGCCTTCCCGGTGATCCTCGTCGGCTGTTTCCTGATATATTCAATGCGCTGGCAGCTGAACGTGCTCTCCTTCGGTGAGGAGGCTAAAATCGTGGGTGTCGAGACCGAGAAGCTGAAGTTCGTCTTCATAGTCGTCGTCTCCATGATAACGGCCGTCTCCATAGCCTTCTGCGGTATAATCGGGTGGGTCGGGCTGATGATACCGCACATAGTCAGGATGGCCTTCGGTCCGGACCATAAGACCCTAATACCCCTGACGATAACCCTCGGGGCTTCATTCATGGCCTTAGCCGATACGCTCGCGAGGTCTGTGGCGACCTACGAGATACCGATCGGTATAATAACGACCCTCCTTGGAATTCCCTTCTTCGCTTACCTGCTCAGAAAAACGGGCGGTGGATGGGATGCTTGA